One window from the genome of Prosthecobacter fusiformis encodes:
- a CDS encoding FkbM family methyltransferase, translated as MSIFKEILRPFIPFGILERHRRKFQMTSLGLKGTREYEKAALACRYELWPLELRHPVKPWTLVDVGANTGEFSAAVATLVQLESVHAFEPQPSCHVQLSKILQSIPNSRLHPAAVGANTGEIELFCTANSKLSSVLSPAHSVSNSYKKNDFLLKRNMMVPLVRLDDVIPRGTEIGLMKIDVQGFELSVLAGAERSLRSTSALLMEVNYVKHYEDGAVFDDLYNAVRSHGFHLAGISSPYSGHLGPLWADAMFIKEV; from the coding sequence ATGAGTATATTCAAGGAAATATTGCGCCCTTTTATACCTTTTGGCATACTGGAGCGGCATCGGAGAAAGTTTCAAATGACTAGTCTTGGATTGAAAGGCACTCGAGAGTATGAGAAAGCTGCGTTAGCATGCCGCTATGAATTGTGGCCTTTAGAGTTACGTCATCCAGTAAAGCCATGGACGTTAGTTGATGTAGGGGCCAACACTGGAGAGTTTTCAGCTGCGGTGGCAACTTTGGTTCAACTGGAGAGTGTCCATGCTTTTGAGCCGCAGCCCTCTTGTCATGTCCAACTAAGCAAGATTCTTCAAAGTATCCCAAACAGTCGACTCCACCCTGCTGCTGTAGGAGCAAATACTGGGGAGATTGAACTCTTCTGCACTGCAAATTCGAAGCTGTCAAGTGTATTAAGTCCCGCTCATAGCGTATCAAATAGTTATAAAAAAAATGATTTTTTGTTAAAAAGGAACATGATGGTGCCGTTAGTCCGCCTTGATGATGTAATTCCTAGGGGAACCGAAATAGGGTTAATGAAGATAGATGTTCAAGGTTTCGAGCTTTCGGTATTAGCAGGAGCTGAGAGGAGTCTTCGCTCTACCTCGGCACTTTTAATGGAGGTTAACTATGTGAAGCACTATGAAGATGGTGCCGTATTTGACGATCTTTATAATGCTGTCCGCAGTCATGGCTTTCATCTAGCAGGGATTTCCTCACCATACTCTGGCCATCTCGGTCCTCTGTGGGCGGACGCAATGTTTATTAAGGAAGTTTAA
- a CDS encoding FkbM family methyltransferase yields the protein MIPPTSETSYISANAGSTGIILDVGANIGCMSLTLSDLRPNCIVYAFEPSPETFKHLKSNVSNNKASDRVIPLRLAVGREDTILQFLNDSGSPATNRLILPGEHLSGPLVEVNVVSLDSFLVDKRGPEVAFLKIDVEGHEPAVIQGAIQLLSSGTCRSGLVELCPANLHRVGYTVEDLLCSVESAGWCLRHLNNVGIPCSIVSLESASLVTLENVALLPKCIE from the coding sequence ATGATTCCGCCCACATCAGAGACAAGCTATATTTCTGCAAATGCGGGCTCCACTGGGATTATACTGGACGTAGGAGCGAATATTGGCTGCATGTCCTTAACTTTATCAGATCTGCGACCAAATTGCATCGTTTACGCGTTTGAGCCTTCACCTGAAACATTCAAGCACTTAAAGTCGAATGTTAGCAATAATAAGGCGAGTGACCGGGTGATTCCCTTGCGCTTAGCTGTGGGACGTGAAGACACAATACTTCAATTTCTCAATGACAGTGGTTCCCCCGCTACTAATCGTCTGATTTTACCAGGTGAGCATTTGAGTGGGCCGTTGGTTGAGGTAAATGTTGTTAGTTTAGACAGCTTCCTTGTGGATAAGAGAGGGCCTGAAGTGGCCTTCCTCAAGATTGATGTTGAAGGACATGAACCGGCTGTGATTCAAGGTGCTATACAATTATTGAGTAGCGGTACTTGTCGGTCTGGGCTGGTAGAATTATGTCCAGCAAATCTCCACCGTGTAGGCTATACAGTCGAAGACCTTCTATGTTCTGTTGAATCGGCTGGATGGTGTCTTCGTCACCTTAATAATGTGGGAATTCCGTGTTCAATTGTCAGTCTTGAGAGCGCATCTTTAGTGACTCTTGAGAATGTAGCATTACTCCCTAAATGCATTGAATGA
- a CDS encoding glycosyltransferase family 4 protein, with protein sequence MRILHVVQSWNTNIGGSLIVARALVKAQRNLGVDARVVSLYVNSVDAEKTSRESYEISCAIPRKARWTRGIVSLRQVIKKFQPDLIHHHDGIMWPRLACIGLGIPRVSHGHLGACVSNPFSSSWWTHQLAKLTTNHLIAISKWVAQSWTDSGMSESKITLIPNGVDTERFYKRPDSVRSIIRKRYGIMDGETLLVWAGRLDMNTKGLDRLVKLSKDLPCPVRLIIIGDGPDGPWLKNSFLDLALSPPPIFTGLLEDPSDIFGSADAFVLTSRTESFGLVLLEAASSSLPIYAFPCQGGGNELLDELQAYRAADADYSGLADAISHKLGILPSNCQAMIQERYSWKTGSIASLEVYKKVLAASAR encoded by the coding sequence ATGAGGATACTGCATGTTGTTCAAAGTTGGAACACCAATATCGGAGGGTCCTTGATTGTAGCAAGAGCATTGGTGAAGGCCCAACGAAATTTGGGTGTAGATGCACGAGTTGTTAGCCTCTACGTAAACTCGGTTGATGCAGAAAAGACGAGCCGAGAATCTTATGAGATATCATGTGCCATTCCTCGTAAAGCACGCTGGACGCGTGGGATAGTGAGTTTGCGACAAGTAATCAAAAAATTTCAACCAGACCTTATTCACCATCATGATGGCATTATGTGGCCACGACTTGCTTGTATAGGACTGGGGATACCCAGGGTTAGTCATGGGCATTTAGGGGCATGTGTTTCCAATCCATTTTCCTCTTCATGGTGGACTCACCAGTTAGCCAAGTTGACTACGAATCATCTGATTGCTATTTCTAAATGGGTTGCGCAAAGTTGGACTGATAGCGGAATGTCTGAAAGTAAAATTACGCTTATACCAAATGGTGTTGATACGGAGCGATTTTACAAGCGCCCAGATAGTGTGCGGTCGATCATCCGGAAACGTTATGGGATAATGGATGGAGAAACTTTACTTGTTTGGGCTGGTCGTCTAGATATGAATACGAAAGGTTTAGACCGGTTGGTAAAGTTATCGAAAGATCTTCCTTGCCCTGTGAGATTAATTATCATAGGGGATGGCCCCGACGGACCCTGGCTTAAAAATAGCTTTCTAGACCTAGCATTATCCCCACCCCCTATTTTTACTGGCTTGCTTGAGGATCCTTCTGATATTTTTGGTAGTGCTGATGCTTTTGTATTAACTTCAAGAACTGAGTCTTTTGGACTCGTTCTTCTTGAGGCTGCCAGCAGCAGCCTGCCAATTTATGCGTTTCCATGTCAAGGGGGAGGCAATGAGCTCCTAGACGAACTTCAGGCCTACCGTGCGGCAGATGCTGACTATTCGGGACTTGCCGATGCAATCTCGCACAAGCTCGGGATACTACCATCGAACTGTCAGGCAATGATTCAAGAGCGATATTCATGGAAAACTGGTAGTATTGCTTCTCTTGAAGTGTACAAAAAAGTGCTTGCTGCCTCAGCTCGGTGA
- a CDS encoding glycosyltransferase, producing the protein MRVALLFDHFGPYHIARLSAAGKFSDIQAVEFYSKSSTYAWNRCDLPETGWHQIFKTVDRSTVAFSEFREVLWRTLDSLNPDVVAIPGWGTKESLAALQWCLRNQIPSVLMSESTAHDEPRRLLKETLKRRIVSLSSAGLVGGSSHLSYLRALGMAESRIFLGYDAVDNDYFVRGVLTSSIEAGESATVPSFLASARFVTKKNLPRLIQAFARYRNLCLEGDGSQDPWNLILLGDGAIRDQLEKLVFSLGLQAFVKLPGFKQYGELPQYYKSASTFIHASTSEQWGLVVNEAMACGLPVLVSNRCGCAPDLVQEGVNGFIFDPWNIEEIANKMKMISSKSVLTLHEMGQASRDIIANCGPERFADGLLNAAEAAVRHGPRHGWYLDYLLLGGLTKLQ; encoded by the coding sequence ATGAGAGTCGCTCTTCTATTTGATCATTTTGGTCCATATCACATTGCGCGGCTTTCTGCTGCTGGTAAGTTCTCGGATATTCAGGCGGTGGAGTTTTATTCGAAAAGTTCTACTTACGCTTGGAATCGATGCGATCTGCCTGAGACGGGATGGCATCAAATATTCAAAACAGTGGATCGTTCAACTGTGGCATTTTCTGAATTTCGCGAGGTGTTGTGGCGCACCTTGGATTCATTGAATCCAGATGTAGTTGCCATTCCTGGGTGGGGGACTAAAGAGTCTTTGGCAGCGCTACAATGGTGTTTGAGGAATCAAATTCCATCAGTGCTGATGTCTGAGAGCACTGCGCATGACGAGCCGCGAAGGTTGCTGAAAGAAACTCTGAAGAGACGAATTGTGTCTCTATCTAGTGCAGGTTTGGTTGGCGGAAGTTCCCATCTTAGTTATCTTCGCGCGCTTGGGATGGCTGAAAGCCGTATTTTTCTCGGCTACGATGCTGTTGATAATGATTATTTTGTGAGGGGAGTACTCACGTCTTCTATAGAGGCTGGCGAATCGGCCACGGTGCCCTCTTTTCTTGCGAGTGCGCGATTTGTTACAAAGAAAAATTTACCGAGATTGATCCAGGCGTTTGCACGTTATCGCAACTTATGCTTGGAGGGCGATGGAAGTCAAGATCCATGGAATTTGATCTTGCTTGGTGATGGGGCAATACGTGATCAATTAGAGAAATTGGTGTTTTCTCTAGGATTGCAGGCGTTTGTTAAACTTCCGGGCTTCAAGCAGTACGGTGAACTTCCTCAGTATTATAAAAGTGCCTCAACTTTCATTCATGCAAGTACCTCCGAGCAGTGGGGATTGGTAGTGAATGAGGCGATGGCTTGCGGACTGCCGGTACTAGTCTCCAATCGCTGTGGGTGTGCGCCTGATTTAGTGCAAGAAGGTGTGAATGGTTTTATTTTTGATCCCTGGAATATTGAGGAAATCGCCAACAAGATGAAGATGATTTCATCTAAGTCTGTTTTGACTTTACATGAGATGGGACAGGCTAGCCGAGATATTATTGCGAATTGTGGACCTGAGCGTTTTGCAGATGGATTGTTGAATGCTGCAGAGGCGGCTGTTAGACATGGGCCCCGTCATGGCTGGTATCTTGATTATCTTTTACTCGGGGGGCTAACGAAACTTCAATAA
- a CDS encoding glycosyltransferase gives MKVTCLIGSISRKAGGLHTSVRCLMQALKGTGVQVDVLTLEDEHTQTDLSSWLPIEVFSFSAKGPHQWRYSPGIRQHLNLHPPDLISIHGLWSYLSWVSSCWTKRSGCPVIIHPHGMLDPWALANSAWKKRVALALFERTHLRQATCLRALCFSELDAMRGLGLTNPICVIPNAIDLPLLHLSNFSDLVSSSQKKLLFLGRLHPKKGLMNLLRAWSSVKDSQWGQGWVLEIAGWDELGHAEELEQLAIELGLFFSENDESKDSVLSSVRFRGPQFGTGKDLCLRECDAFVLPSFSEGLPMSVLEAWAYGKPVVMTPMCNLPEGFAVGAAIEANPEVASLSNGLLKLMAMTDEELFEMGRRGRQLVESQFTWSEVGSKMKEVYEWMVHGGTVPSCVVV, from the coding sequence ATGAAGGTGACTTGTCTCATTGGTAGTATATCCAGAAAAGCGGGTGGATTACATACGAGCGTGAGATGTCTGATGCAGGCTTTGAAAGGGACTGGAGTTCAGGTGGATGTCCTAACACTGGAGGATGAGCACACTCAAACTGATCTATCGTCATGGCTACCGATTGAAGTATTTTCTTTCTCGGCAAAGGGCCCGCATCAATGGAGATATTCCCCAGGAATCAGGCAGCATTTGAATTTGCATCCTCCAGATTTAATCAGCATTCATGGGTTATGGAGCTATCTATCATGGGTGTCTTCTTGCTGGACTAAAAGGAGTGGTTGTCCGGTGATTATTCATCCTCATGGGATGTTGGATCCATGGGCTTTGGCGAACTCTGCTTGGAAGAAAAGGGTGGCCCTAGCGCTTTTTGAGCGGACTCATTTACGCCAAGCGACTTGCCTGAGAGCTTTGTGTTTTTCTGAGTTAGATGCAATGAGGGGATTAGGACTCACAAATCCAATTTGTGTCATCCCTAATGCGATTGATCTTCCCTTACTTCATTTGTCTAATTTTTCGGATCTAGTTTCTTCCTCCCAAAAAAAATTGCTGTTTCTAGGGCGCTTGCATCCGAAGAAAGGTCTGATGAATTTGCTCCGTGCTTGGAGCTCTGTGAAGGATTCTCAATGGGGACAAGGCTGGGTGCTTGAGATTGCTGGTTGGGATGAGTTGGGACATGCAGAGGAGCTAGAGCAGCTTGCCATTGAACTGGGGTTATTTTTTTCCGAAAATGATGAATCGAAGGATTCGGTTTTAAGTTCAGTCCGATTTCGCGGACCGCAATTTGGGACGGGTAAAGATCTCTGTTTGCGCGAATGTGATGCTTTTGTACTTCCTTCTTTCAGCGAGGGGCTCCCGATGTCGGTCCTTGAAGCTTGGGCTTATGGAAAGCCTGTGGTTATGACCCCGATGTGCAATCTGCCAGAGGGATTTGCGGTAGGGGCGGCGATCGAGGCTAATCCTGAGGTGGCTAGTCTTAGCAATGGGCTATTGAAACTGATGGCTATGACCGATGAGGAACTTTTTGAAATGGGACGCCGAGGGAGACAGTTAGTAGAAAGCCAATTTACGTGGTCGGAAGTGGGGTCTAAAATGAAAGAGGTTTATGAATGGATGGTTCATGGTGGGACTGTTCCTTCGTGTGTGGTGGTCTGA
- a CDS encoding putative colanic acid biosynthesis acetyltransferase produces the protein MALPDIKKNRASTKYGFGEIGLRIAWMIGMWVFRFSPRPCFGFRRWWLRLFGARVGKHVHLYPSSHVYYPWNLVIGDWSSIGEWALVYNLGKVSIGERVTISQRVHLCAGTHDYKDPAMPLIKSPITVGSAVWICADAFIGPGVSVADGAVVGACSVVVKDVPEWCVVAGNPAKLIKQRKMGQNDLSL, from the coding sequence ATGGCACTGCCGGACATTAAGAAAAATAGAGCTTCAACAAAGTATGGCTTTGGGGAAATTGGGCTGCGTATCGCGTGGATGATCGGAATGTGGGTGTTTCGGTTTAGTCCGCGGCCATGCTTTGGGTTTCGTAGATGGTGGTTGCGGTTGTTTGGTGCCAGGGTGGGAAAGCATGTGCACTTATATCCTTCTTCACATGTCTATTATCCCTGGAATTTGGTGATTGGAGACTGGTCTTCTATCGGAGAATGGGCTTTGGTGTATAATCTGGGCAAGGTCAGCATTGGTGAGAGGGTAACTATTTCGCAGAGAGTTCATCTCTGTGCGGGGACTCATGATTACAAGGATCCGGCCATGCCTTTGATCAAGTCGCCGATCACTGTTGGTTCTGCGGTATGGATCTGCGCAGATGCCTTTATTGGCCCTGGTGTATCCGTAGCTGATGGGGCGGTGGTCGGGGCTTGCAGCGTGGTTGTGAAGGATGTGCCGGAATGGTGTGTCGTTGCTGGGAATCCGGCAAAACTGATTAAACAGAGGAAAATGGGTCAGAACGATTTGAGTCTATGA
- a CDS encoding class I SAM-dependent methyltransferase, with amino-acid sequence MSEGVTIDGYSYQNSKCGHMHSLLVPALLQELGACSGTKSVFDLGCGNGSVASKVAEAGYSVTGCDPSVTGIEKAKLSNPLLKIETGSGYEDLASRFGVFPMVYSLEVIEHVYDPRTVVRRVYDMLEPGGRFILSTPYHGYLKNLALALTGDMDKHFTALWDHGHIKFWSRNSITTLLQEAGFNVLKIRRLGRIPALAMTMMVVAQKPIGKA; translated from the coding sequence ATGAGTGAAGGAGTAACTATCGACGGATATTCTTATCAAAACAGTAAATGCGGTCATATGCACTCCTTGCTTGTGCCTGCTTTGCTTCAAGAACTTGGTGCCTGCAGTGGGACTAAATCCGTGTTTGATCTAGGATGCGGAAATGGTAGCGTTGCTTCCAAGGTGGCTGAAGCAGGTTATTCTGTGACTGGTTGTGATCCATCAGTGACGGGTATTGAAAAGGCCAAGCTGAGCAACCCGCTTTTGAAAATTGAAACAGGATCCGGCTATGAAGATTTGGCCTCTCGATTTGGTGTGTTTCCGATGGTCTATTCGTTGGAGGTCATCGAACATGTCTACGACCCGCGAACTGTGGTAAGACGAGTTTATGATATGCTGGAGCCTGGGGGGCGCTTTATATTAAGCACGCCTTATCACGGGTATCTGAAGAATCTCGCGCTGGCTTTGACTGGAGATATGGACAAGCATTTCACAGCTCTTTGGGATCATGGGCACATCAAGTTTTGGTCACGAAATTCAATTACTACGCTGTTGCAGGAAGCAGGCTTTAATGTACTGAAAATCCGTCGGTTGGGGCGTATACCGGCGTTGGCCATGACGATGATGGTGGTTGCACAAAAACCTATAGGCAAAGCGTGA
- a CDS encoding glycosyltransferase family 2 protein: MMGLPVSVCIPVKNEEVNLAACLAALAEFDEVVVVDSGSKDATVRLAREAGATVLQFEWNGKFPKKRNWALQNHRFKHPWILFLDADERMNPSFVAELKDTLRNTTHVGFWITFNNWFMGVPLRHGDVFHKLSLFKVGAGEYERFEEDSWCHLDMEVHEHPVLDGTTGEMKVRLEHQDYRGLKHYLSRHNEYSSWEANRYLWLQSAGEDEWKNLTGRQRFKYQCLGRWWLAWLYWGISLWAMRGFLDGRLGFRFAELKRRYFQEIRLKIMEAKRTGKPA; this comes from the coding sequence ATGATGGGGCTTCCTGTTTCTGTTTGTATTCCTGTTAAGAATGAGGAGGTAAATCTTGCGGCATGCCTAGCTGCGCTGGCGGAATTTGATGAGGTGGTGGTGGTGGATTCTGGTAGCAAGGATGCGACGGTGAGGCTGGCGCGTGAGGCTGGGGCTACGGTTTTGCAGTTCGAGTGGAATGGCAAGTTTCCGAAGAAGAGGAACTGGGCACTCCAAAATCACCGGTTTAAACATCCATGGATACTTTTTCTGGATGCAGATGAGCGGATGAACCCGTCTTTTGTGGCGGAACTGAAGGACACACTACGCAATACTACGCATGTTGGTTTTTGGATCACATTTAACAATTGGTTCATGGGGGTGCCTTTGCGGCATGGTGATGTGTTTCATAAGTTGTCCTTGTTTAAAGTGGGGGCAGGGGAGTATGAGCGGTTTGAGGAAGATTCATGGTGCCATCTTGACATGGAAGTGCATGAGCATCCGGTATTGGATGGAACGACAGGTGAAATGAAAGTGCGCCTGGAGCATCAGGACTATCGAGGTTTGAAGCATTACCTTTCCAGACATAATGAGTATTCATCGTGGGAGGCTAACCGTTATTTGTGGCTTCAATCAGCAGGTGAGGATGAATGGAAGAACCTGACGGGCAGGCAGCGGTTTAAATACCAGTGTTTGGGGCGGTGGTGGCTGGCATGGCTTTATTGGGGGATATCGCTTTGGGCTATGAGGGGTTTTTTGGATGGCCGGTTGGGATTTCGATTTGCTGAACTTAAGCGTCGCTATTTCCAAGAAATCCGCCTGAAGATCATGGAGGCAAAGCGGACGGGAAAACCGGCATGA
- a CDS encoding glycosyltransferase: MTTVHLVIPCYRESARIGGFLPELCAEMQRLGGVDVLVVEDGSGNEEQGLMRELIIGWSERFPCLSEPLMLSDNLGKGGAVYAGWSRAGAAEWLAFVDADGACPVHEVIRLVKLAKKQETAKKALFASRVKMLGKKVDRLLKRHLLGRIYATLVSEMLDVPVYDSQCGLKLVPAKAFAAVAESLRIHGFAFDVELMVALIDDGCAVEEVPIDWTEIPGGKVSLIRDSWRMARDVWGIRSRRRMGIA, from the coding sequence ATGACGACAGTCCATCTAGTTATCCCGTGTTATCGTGAAAGTGCGAGAATCGGGGGATTCCTGCCAGAGCTGTGCGCTGAAATGCAGCGGCTAGGTGGAGTTGATGTGTTAGTTGTTGAGGATGGATCTGGGAATGAGGAGCAGGGGTTGATGCGGGAGCTGATCATAGGCTGGAGTGAGCGGTTTCCGTGTCTTAGCGAGCCTTTGATGCTATCTGATAACTTGGGGAAGGGGGGGGCGGTTTATGCAGGATGGTCACGTGCGGGGGCGGCTGAATGGCTGGCTTTCGTGGATGCGGATGGGGCATGTCCTGTCCATGAAGTGATTAGGTTGGTGAAACTGGCGAAAAAGCAGGAGACCGCAAAAAAGGCGCTGTTTGCTTCACGGGTGAAAATGCTCGGCAAAAAAGTGGATCGGCTGTTGAAGCGGCATTTGTTAGGCCGGATTTACGCGACACTGGTTTCTGAAATGTTGGACGTTCCTGTGTATGATTCGCAATGTGGATTGAAACTTGTGCCAGCTAAGGCGTTTGCGGCGGTGGCCGAATCTCTGCGAATCCACGGGTTTGCGTTTGATGTTGAGCTGATGGTGGCACTAATCGATGATGGTTGTGCGGTAGAGGAGGTGCCTATCGACTGGACTGAGATACCAGGGGGAAAGGTGAGTTTGATCAGGGATTCTTGGAGGATGGCGCGGGATGTCTGGGGAATCCGGAGCCGGAGACGAATGGGGATAGCCTAA
- a CDS encoding glycosyltransferase family 4 protein — MRVLLLNQCFYPDHVATAQHLTDLALGLKGAGHDVTVVASSRGYDNPQNRYASHESWQGIQIHRIWTPGLGKTAKWRRLVDFACFWLSATLILLRLQRFDVTVCLTSPPLISTLGSIVALFKGGEVVPWVMDLNPDEAVAAGWLRAGGLAERILSGLQNWGFRRAARIVALDRFMAARLMAKGVPAEVIHTDPPWSHDEKVRYDALAREDFRAQHGLSGKFIVMYSGNHSPCHPLDTLLEAAKELREDGHVHFLFVGGGSEFEKVKLYRERHHLENITTLPYQPMDRLAGSLSAADLHSVVLGEAFVGIVHPCKIYNILTLGIPFLAIGPVESHLSDLADRLPRGETFRADHGDVPAVVKILKIMSQREQSVPSVRAQELALKYSMEVLRSRLIQVIEAASVVK, encoded by the coding sequence ATGCGCGTTTTACTGCTGAACCAGTGCTTTTACCCTGACCATGTCGCGACGGCGCAGCATCTCACTGACCTTGCATTAGGATTGAAAGGTGCCGGGCATGATGTGACGGTCGTGGCATCATCGCGCGGTTACGACAATCCGCAGAACAGATACGCAAGTCATGAAAGCTGGCAGGGAATTCAAATTCACCGGATTTGGACCCCAGGCTTGGGGAAAACGGCAAAGTGGCGCCGCCTGGTGGATTTTGCGTGTTTTTGGTTGAGTGCCACGCTCATCCTCCTGCGCTTGCAGCGATTTGATGTGACAGTGTGCCTAACATCGCCGCCTCTGATTTCTACGTTAGGCAGTATTGTAGCATTATTCAAGGGGGGGGAGGTGGTTCCCTGGGTGATGGATTTGAATCCTGATGAAGCTGTTGCAGCAGGCTGGTTGCGTGCCGGGGGATTGGCTGAACGTATTTTAAGCGGTCTTCAGAACTGGGGGTTTAGACGCGCGGCACGTATTGTGGCACTGGATCGTTTTATGGCTGCCAGGCTGATGGCTAAGGGAGTGCCTGCGGAGGTCATCCACACAGATCCACCTTGGTCGCATGATGAGAAGGTGCGATATGATGCGCTAGCCAGGGAGGATTTTCGCGCACAGCATGGGTTGAGCGGGAAGTTCATTGTAATGTATTCTGGGAATCACAGCCCTTGCCATCCTCTGGACACATTGCTGGAGGCCGCGAAGGAATTGCGGGAGGATGGACATGTTCATTTTCTCTTTGTCGGCGGAGGCAGTGAATTTGAAAAAGTGAAGCTATATCGCGAACGGCATCATTTGGAAAATATCACGACCTTGCCTTACCAACCCATGGATCGTTTGGCCGGTTCATTGTCGGCGGCAGACTTGCATTCTGTGGTACTAGGGGAGGCGTTTGTCGGAATCGTGCATCCATGTAAAATTTACAATATCCTCACTCTGGGCATTCCTTTCCTGGCTATTGGACCTGTAGAAAGTCATTTGAGCGATCTTGCTGACAGGCTTCCCCGTGGAGAAACTTTCAGAGCGGATCATGGGGATGTACCCGCAGTGGTGAAAATTCTAAAAATAATGTCGCAGCGAGAACAGTCAGTGCCGTCTGTCAGGGCGCAGGAGCTCGCGCTGAAGTATTCCATGGAAGTCTTGCGTTCCCGGCTGATCCAAGTGATTGAAGCTGCAAGCGTGGTGAAATGA
- a CDS encoding MraY family glycosyltransferase — MMTMNVMMGFLMGAVESSEFMGPRQPLLFNWLAVLLFYSGALLVTYAGTKLIISYKGNLGMDAPDGRRKLHENPVPRLGGAPIYLTLMLGIVAAFWLGEVTFDGWLPLILCNALIFSVGIADDLKPLGARVKLVGQIGAALILYSSGLSIDVLSNPFGDGGLQLGWWSLPLTLLWLVAIPNIINLIDGMDGLAGGFGLFLSLTLAFVGFVAGFQDVMIVSVIMAGALSGFLFFNFPPAKIFLGDGGAYLIGFFIASVSLKCSNKGSIIAALLVIVIALGVPILDTAFAILRRAIRGVPIFRADAEHIHHRLILLGYSKGRALVAMYSVCVVLSLVGISILLTKGVALPVAGAVLFLLAIGAARYLGYVRSWSNLRQQMDLAMQRRHRLEHTRAHARVLDFDIELCNSLIEFEDVFSQRLKWMGFLPPESKQSLPVKVYLSDGSFCILYRPTEEYEEGEWQRRADELVTVLERCLERWEALPSLLGQLRPVKTGA, encoded by the coding sequence ATGATGACGATGAATGTAATGATGGGCTTTCTTATGGGAGCAGTCGAGTCCTCTGAATTTATGGGGCCCCGCCAGCCGCTGCTATTTAACTGGCTAGCGGTTCTACTGTTTTATTCAGGCGCTTTGCTGGTGACTTACGCGGGGACAAAACTGATCATCAGTTACAAAGGAAACTTGGGAATGGATGCTCCAGATGGCCGGAGGAAACTGCATGAGAATCCAGTTCCTCGGTTGGGAGGTGCGCCTATTTATCTGACCTTGATGCTGGGCATTGTTGCCGCATTTTGGCTTGGAGAGGTGACATTTGACGGCTGGCTGCCGCTCATTTTATGCAATGCTCTCATCTTTTCTGTGGGAATAGCTGATGATCTTAAGCCCTTAGGGGCGAGGGTGAAGTTGGTGGGGCAGATTGGTGCGGCCCTTATTCTTTACTCTTCAGGGCTTTCCATTGATGTATTGAGTAACCCATTTGGTGATGGTGGCCTACAACTTGGATGGTGGAGCCTGCCGCTGACGCTGCTCTGGCTGGTGGCGATCCCAAATATTATCAACTTAATAGACGGGATGGATGGACTTGCGGGAGGGTTCGGTTTGTTTTTGTCTCTGACACTGGCTTTTGTCGGTTTTGTAGCCGGATTCCAGGATGTCATGATCGTCTCGGTCATTATGGCTGGGGCACTGTCAGGTTTTTTGTTCTTCAACTTTCCACCTGCAAAGATTTTTCTTGGAGATGGCGGGGCTTATCTCATCGGTTTTTTCATTGCGTCGGTCTCTTTAAAATGTTCAAACAAAGGGTCTATCATCGCTGCGCTTTTAGTGATCGTGATTGCACTTGGTGTTCCGATTTTGGATACGGCCTTTGCGATTCTTCGTCGCGCGATCCGTGGTGTGCCTATCTTTCGCGCGGATGCGGAGCATATCCATCATCGGCTGATTCTGCTGGGCTATAGTAAAGGGCGCGCGCTGGTGGCCATGTATTCGGTTTGTGTTGTGCTGAGCTTGGTTGGCATCAGCATCTTGTTGACGAAGGGGGTGGCTTTACCTGTAGCCGGGGCTGTATTGTTTTTGCTGGCGATCGGCGCGGCGCGCTATTTGGGATATGTGCGTAGTTGGTCGAATTTACGTCAGCAAATGGATCTGGCTATGCAGCGCCGACATAGGCTGGAGCATACTAGGGCTCATGCGCGGGTGCTGGACTTTGATATTGAACTTTGTAACTCACTCATTGAATTTGAAGATGTATTCAGCCAGCGACTGAAGTGGATGGGTTTTCTGCCGCCAGAGAGTAAGCAATCCCTGCCTGTGAAGGTATATTTGTCTGATGGAAGCTTCTGTATACTATACCGGCCCACCGAGGAATATGAAGAAGGAGAGTGGCAGCGCCGCGCAGATGAGCTGGTGACGGTTCTAGAGCGGTGTCTGGAGCGCTGGGAGGCATTACCCTCACTGCTCGGTCAGCTGCGTCCAGTAAAAACAGGGGCGTGA